TCTTCTTTCGTACGTCCTTTTCTTTCCGCTTTATTTATATAGTGTGGATAGACACTTGCGAAACTCATTGAATAGATTTTATGTTTGCTCAAGATCCAAACTCCCTTAGAAACGTTTTCTCCATTATAGTACGAAGAATTGGCGTGTACAAATGTGAATTTTATTGGCGAAATCAAAGGAAATTGACCTGGTGAGAAAGAATATTAAAGCATAATGAAGCAAGGGGTGTGGTCGATGGCTAAGACAGTGCTTTCCAACAAGGGAAGTAGAATTCCCAGAACCTTTCACGAAGGAAGTTCTCTCCTTCGTATGTTCCGCTTTGCCTTCTTAGTATTTCTTTCCTTCTTATTGGTGTATATCTACTATCTGCATCTCACAGACAATCTTCAAAAAACCATTCTGCACATCTGGTCTAATCATCAGCAAGTCATCATTTCCACTTCGATTTTCGTTACTTATACAGGAATTGTTTTTCAGTTGGGTGTTTGGAGAGGGAGAAGAAGGTGAATGAAAGCAGGGCGATGAGATTCTCTGCTTTTTTTACGTGTTCAGAGCCATCCAATAAAGCTGACTCCATATCCTTTCACCAATCAATGTCATAGGTGATATACTAATGGTCTAATATAATAGAAGAAACGGATTAGAGCAAAGGAGTCAAAAGTATGGCCAATGTACATATTTTTACGAAGAGAGAAGAAATCGCCAACGCAATCATCCATGGAATCGGCGGACTGTTAAGCATCGCAGCCCTCGTCATCCTGATCGTGTTCGCTTCCCTGTACGGAACGGCATGGCATGTCGTGAGCTTCACCTTATTCGGGGCAACCATGGTTTTGTTATATACATCCTCAACACTCGTTCATAGCTTTCCGCCTGGCAAAGCAAAGGACATCTTTGAAGTCATGGACCACTCATCCATCTATTTCTTCATTGCCGGCACCTACACACCGTTCCTGTTCATTGCTGTAAAAGGAGCATTAGGATGGACGCTGTTTGGAATTGTCTGGGGCCTTTCCATCGCAGGAACCGTATTTAAATCATTGTTCGTCAAACGCTTCCTGCACACCTCCACCGTGTTATATGTTGTCATGGGCTGGCTGATCGTCTTTGCCTGGGGACCATTGACACAGAATGTATCTCCACAAGGACTGCTGTTCCTGGTAATCGGTGGAGTTTTGTATACAGTAGGAGCGGTCTTTTACGTCTGGCGCGGATTCCATTACCATCATGCAATTTGGCATATATTTGTTTTAGCAGGATCAATCATGCACTTTTTTGCGGTTTTGAGTTTGTTGCCGTGAAATTAAATAAACTCCCTGGGTTTGGAGGCGTTTTGAATGCTTCATGTGAATATAAAAAGGCCGGCCACAGAAAATCGTGCTTTCATAAGCATATAGTTAAGGAAGATGATTTACTGCATATGTGGTTCACATAAGCTGTAGTCCATTTAAAAGATGTATAAAAATTGTATAAGTTATTACAAGCCTTATCCTTGAGGGATAGGGCTTATTTTATTATGGACCTAGATTTACTAA
The window above is part of the Mesobacillus jeotgali genome. Proteins encoded here:
- a CDS encoding hemolysin III family protein — encoded protein: MANVHIFTKREEIANAIIHGIGGLLSIAALVILIVFASLYGTAWHVVSFTLFGATMVLLYTSSTLVHSFPPGKAKDIFEVMDHSSIYFFIAGTYTPFLFIAVKGALGWTLFGIVWGLSIAGTVFKSLFVKRFLHTSTVLYVVMGWLIVFAWGPLTQNVSPQGLLFLVIGGVLYTVGAVFYVWRGFHYHHAIWHIFVLAGSIMHFFAVLSLLP